A DNA window from Pogona vitticeps strain Pit_001003342236 chromosome 2, PviZW2.1, whole genome shotgun sequence contains the following coding sequences:
- the LOC110080645 gene encoding three prime repair exonuclease 2 isoform X2 — MQKQEASELNSRRERLAGRVRETNTPASTRLQHSGSSEEEEEERRAGTRALARKTPGSRGSRWALGRTSLLVLFPRLGPQKFSLFFHLGLNMCAASESPSRPIETFVFLDLEATGLPPSRPKITELCLFAVARHAFENPQYDNLDSKRMPLFPRLVDKLCFCINPGKPFTPAASSITGLSNEELAWNKKQSFNIHVLHMITAFFNRQSPPICLVAHNGCGYDFPLLKVELSALGISGLDDIYCADTLKAMKALDSKNNQLHQLLYQASPLRSKKKYSLRDLYYRFYNVYPLNSHSAEGDVMTLISVFQQCATDLICWMDSNARPFNTIRAMYEENEKYTSFPQILPSSLQMQPQQRGVTISSFNSGDTKLVDSKFIPLHNKITDLPDEIKNVLLLFLGLIIVTWIALKTPV, encoded by the exons ATGCAGAAACAAGAAGCGAGCGAGCTGAACAGCCGGAGGGAGCGGCTGGCTGGGCGGGTGAGAGAAACGAACACACCCGCATCCACACGGCTGCAGCACTCCGGGTctagtgaggaggaggaggaggagagaagagcgGGAACCCGAGCCCTCGCTAGAAAGACGCCTGGGAGTCGCGGGAGTCGCTGGGCCCTTGGGCGCACATCTCTGCTCGTGCTTTTCCCCCGCCTGGGGCCACAGAAA TTTTCATTGTTCTTTCACCTAGGCCTCAACATGTGTGCTGCTTCTGAGTCTCCCTCCAGACCAATAGAGACGTTTGTCTTTCTGGACCTAGAGGCAACTGGTTTACCACCCTCGCGACCTAAAATCACAGAACTGTGCCTCTTTGCTGTGGCTAGACATGCTTTCGAGAATCCTCAGTACGACAACCTTGATTCTAAACGAATGCCTCTCTTCCCTCGTTTAGTAGATAAGCTATGTTTCTGCATTAATCCAGGTAAGCCCTTCACCCCAGCAGCAAGTTCCATTACAGGACTGAGTAATGAAGAGCTTGCCTGGAACAAAAAGCAAAGCTTCAACATACATGTTTTGCACATGATTACAGCCTTTTTCAATCGGCAGTCCCCGCCAATCTGTTTGGTAGCACACAATGGCTGTGGTTATGACTTCCCTTTGCTGAAAGTTGAACTCTCTGCCCTGGGTATCTCAGGCCTTGATGACATCTATTGTGCGGACACTCTGAAAGCTATGAAGGCTCTGGACAGCAAGAACAACCAACTTCACCAGCTTCTGTACCAAGCTAGCCCATTGCGCAGCAAGAAAAAATATAGCCTTCGTGATTTATATTATAGGTTCTACAACGTCTATCCTCTGAACAGTCACAGCGCAGAAGGAGATGTCATGACACTCATAAGTGTCTTTCAGCAATGTGCCACAGATCTTATATGTTGGATGGATTCAAACGCAAGGCCTTTTAATACTATTAGAGCCATGTATGAAGAAAACGAGAAGTACACTTCCTTTCCCCAAATACTTCCCAGTTCCTTACAGATGCAGCCGCAGCAAAGAGGAGTAACAATCAGTTCATTCAATTCTGGTGATACTAAACTAGTGGATAGTAAATTTATCCCACTCCACAACAAAATTACTGACCTTCCTGATGAAATTAAgaatgtgttgcttttgtttcttggGTTAATAATAGTTACGTGGATTGCACTCAAAACTCCTGTGTGA
- the LOC110080645 gene encoding three prime repair exonuclease 2 isoform X1 gives MQKQEASELNSRRERLAGRVRETNTPASTRLQHSGSSEEEEEERRAGTRALARKTPGSRGSRWALGRTSLLVLFPRLGPQKVREWFSLFFHLGLNMCAASESPSRPIETFVFLDLEATGLPPSRPKITELCLFAVARHAFENPQYDNLDSKRMPLFPRLVDKLCFCINPGKPFTPAASSITGLSNEELAWNKKQSFNIHVLHMITAFFNRQSPPICLVAHNGCGYDFPLLKVELSALGISGLDDIYCADTLKAMKALDSKNNQLHQLLYQASPLRSKKKYSLRDLYYRFYNVYPLNSHSAEGDVMTLISVFQQCATDLICWMDSNARPFNTIRAMYEENEKYTSFPQILPSSLQMQPQQRGVTISSFNSGDTKLVDSKFIPLHNKITDLPDEIKNVLLLFLGLIIVTWIALKTPV, from the exons ATGCAGAAACAAGAAGCGAGCGAGCTGAACAGCCGGAGGGAGCGGCTGGCTGGGCGGGTGAGAGAAACGAACACACCCGCATCCACACGGCTGCAGCACTCCGGGTctagtgaggaggaggaggaggagagaagagcgGGAACCCGAGCCCTCGCTAGAAAGACGCCTGGGAGTCGCGGGAGTCGCTGGGCCCTTGGGCGCACATCTCTGCTCGTGCTTTTCCCCCGCCTGGGGCCACAGAAAGTAAGGGAGTGG TTTTCATTGTTCTTTCACCTAGGCCTCAACATGTGTGCTGCTTCTGAGTCTCCCTCCAGACCAATAGAGACGTTTGTCTTTCTGGACCTAGAGGCAACTGGTTTACCACCCTCGCGACCTAAAATCACAGAACTGTGCCTCTTTGCTGTGGCTAGACATGCTTTCGAGAATCCTCAGTACGACAACCTTGATTCTAAACGAATGCCTCTCTTCCCTCGTTTAGTAGATAAGCTATGTTTCTGCATTAATCCAGGTAAGCCCTTCACCCCAGCAGCAAGTTCCATTACAGGACTGAGTAATGAAGAGCTTGCCTGGAACAAAAAGCAAAGCTTCAACATACATGTTTTGCACATGATTACAGCCTTTTTCAATCGGCAGTCCCCGCCAATCTGTTTGGTAGCACACAATGGCTGTGGTTATGACTTCCCTTTGCTGAAAGTTGAACTCTCTGCCCTGGGTATCTCAGGCCTTGATGACATCTATTGTGCGGACACTCTGAAAGCTATGAAGGCTCTGGACAGCAAGAACAACCAACTTCACCAGCTTCTGTACCAAGCTAGCCCATTGCGCAGCAAGAAAAAATATAGCCTTCGTGATTTATATTATAGGTTCTACAACGTCTATCCTCTGAACAGTCACAGCGCAGAAGGAGATGTCATGACACTCATAAGTGTCTTTCAGCAATGTGCCACAGATCTTATATGTTGGATGGATTCAAACGCAAGGCCTTTTAATACTATTAGAGCCATGTATGAAGAAAACGAGAAGTACACTTCCTTTCCCCAAATACTTCCCAGTTCCTTACAGATGCAGCCGCAGCAAAGAGGAGTAACAATCAGTTCATTCAATTCTGGTGATACTAAACTAGTGGATAGTAAATTTATCCCACTCCACAACAAAATTACTGACCTTCCTGATGAAATTAAgaatgtgttgcttttgtttcttggGTTAATAATAGTTACGTGGATTGCACTCAAAACTCCTGTGTGA
- the LOC110080645 gene encoding three prime repair exonuclease 2 isoform X3, whose amino-acid sequence MCAASESPSRPIETFVFLDLEATGLPPSRPKITELCLFAVARHAFENPQYDNLDSKRMPLFPRLVDKLCFCINPGKPFTPAASSITGLSNEELAWNKKQSFNIHVLHMITAFFNRQSPPICLVAHNGCGYDFPLLKVELSALGISGLDDIYCADTLKAMKALDSKNNQLHQLLYQASPLRSKKKYSLRDLYYRFYNVYPLNSHSAEGDVMTLISVFQQCATDLICWMDSNARPFNTIRAMYEENEKYTSFPQILPSSLQMQPQQRGVTISSFNSGDTKLVDSKFIPLHNKITDLPDEIKNVLLLFLGLIIVTWIALKTPV is encoded by the coding sequence ATGTGTGCTGCTTCTGAGTCTCCCTCCAGACCAATAGAGACGTTTGTCTTTCTGGACCTAGAGGCAACTGGTTTACCACCCTCGCGACCTAAAATCACAGAACTGTGCCTCTTTGCTGTGGCTAGACATGCTTTCGAGAATCCTCAGTACGACAACCTTGATTCTAAACGAATGCCTCTCTTCCCTCGTTTAGTAGATAAGCTATGTTTCTGCATTAATCCAGGTAAGCCCTTCACCCCAGCAGCAAGTTCCATTACAGGACTGAGTAATGAAGAGCTTGCCTGGAACAAAAAGCAAAGCTTCAACATACATGTTTTGCACATGATTACAGCCTTTTTCAATCGGCAGTCCCCGCCAATCTGTTTGGTAGCACACAATGGCTGTGGTTATGACTTCCCTTTGCTGAAAGTTGAACTCTCTGCCCTGGGTATCTCAGGCCTTGATGACATCTATTGTGCGGACACTCTGAAAGCTATGAAGGCTCTGGACAGCAAGAACAACCAACTTCACCAGCTTCTGTACCAAGCTAGCCCATTGCGCAGCAAGAAAAAATATAGCCTTCGTGATTTATATTATAGGTTCTACAACGTCTATCCTCTGAACAGTCACAGCGCAGAAGGAGATGTCATGACACTCATAAGTGTCTTTCAGCAATGTGCCACAGATCTTATATGTTGGATGGATTCAAACGCAAGGCCTTTTAATACTATTAGAGCCATGTATGAAGAAAACGAGAAGTACACTTCCTTTCCCCAAATACTTCCCAGTTCCTTACAGATGCAGCCGCAGCAAAGAGGAGTAACAATCAGTTCATTCAATTCTGGTGATACTAAACTAGTGGATAGTAAATTTATCCCACTCCACAACAAAATTACTGACCTTCCTGATGAAATTAAgaatgtgttgcttttgtttcttggGTTAATAATAGTTACGTGGATTGCACTCAAAACTCCTGTGTGA
- the SHISA5 gene encoding protein shisa-5 isoform X1, translating to MSGTIIAVGVSIFILFIVTIVVCFTCSCCCLYNACRRSPRPVVTTTSSTTVVQVPYPQQPGVPAAYPVGGYQGYNPLPVQPQPGIPAAPYPTQYPPPYVAQPSGPPAYHETMAAGAGAPTTQPPYNPAYMDPTKHSY from the exons ATGAG TGGGACTATTATAGCAGTTGGAGTTTCCATTTTCATCTTATTTATCGTGACCATTGTCGTCTGCTTCACCTGTTCATGTTGCTGCTTATATAATGCATGCCGGAGGTCACCACGGC CTGTTGTGACCACAACTTCATCCACTACGGTTGTGCAGGTGCCATATCCTCAGCAGCCAGGTGTCCCTGCAGCTTATCCTGTGGGAGGATATCAAGGATATAATCCTCTGCCAGTGCAGCCCCAGCCTGGAATACCCGCAGCCCCATACCCAACACAGTATCCTCCACCTTACGTTGCACAACCCTCAGGGCCACCAGCCTATCATGAAACAATGGCAG CTGGTGCTGGAGCTCCCACAACTCAGCCACCTTATAATCCTGCATATATGGATCCTACGAAGCATTCTTATTAA